The following coding sequences lie in one Streptomyces sp. NBC_00510 genomic window:
- a CDS encoding endonuclease, translated as MTADRGAENARDVRDARATVQALLAAHGETYAMEAGIRLRDTPQPLYQLLVLAMLLSARIRTPTAGATWQRRRDVLDEGGYRRYDERTATRLGDAAQLLLDRYDGDLRKARAAADGDAERLCRLLREVPGIGPVGAGVFLREVQAVWPEFAPAFDGKVLQGAQRLELPGTAGEPAELVPEGEEAVLAAALVRAAVDRKIAGKVLASML; from the coding sequence ATGACGGCCGACCGGGGTGCGGAGAACGCCCGGGACGTGCGGGACGCCCGGGCGACGGTGCAGGCGCTGCTGGCGGCCCACGGCGAGACGTACGCCATGGAGGCGGGCATCCGGTTGCGCGACACCCCGCAGCCCCTCTACCAGTTGCTCGTCCTCGCGATGCTGCTCAGTGCCCGCATCCGCACGCCGACGGCCGGCGCGACCTGGCAGCGGAGACGGGACGTGCTGGACGAGGGCGGCTACCGGCGGTACGACGAGCGGACCGCGACCCGGCTCGGCGACGCCGCGCAGTTGCTGCTGGACCGGTACGACGGCGACCTGCGCAAGGCCCGCGCGGCGGCCGACGGGGACGCGGAGCGGCTGTGCCGGCTGCTGCGGGAGGTGCCCGGCATCGGCCCGGTCGGGGCGGGCGTCTTCCTGCGGGAGGTGCAGGCGGTGTGGCCGGAATTCGCCCCCGCCTTCGACGGGAAGGTGCTCCAGGGTGCGCAGCGCCTGGAGCTCCCCGGCACGGCCGGCGAGCCGGCGGAGCTGGTGCCGGAGGGCGAGGAGGCCGTCCTGGCCGCGGCGCTGGTACGCGCCGCGGTGGACCGGAAGATCGCCGGGAAGGTCCTGGCATCCATGCTCTGA
- the egtA gene encoding ergothioneine biosynthesis glutamate--cysteine ligase EgtA — protein sequence MPGTSQRMETSEPITETAAEEHIQGICFKTGPPRRIGVELEWFLHDPHDPARPVGRARLGAAVAGLHDLYLRSRLTTEPGGQLELSSLPAPSLTACVNAAAADLHSVRHRLRREGLALAGHGHDPWRRPRRLLDEPRYAAMETYFDRSGPAGRSMMCSTASVQVCLDSGTEEPGPFGLGRRWLLAHLLGAVLVAAFANSPLSAGRPTGWRSTRQAVWAALDPGRTLAPPTEADPRTAWTAYALDAPVLCIRGDEAPWTVPDGLTFRDWIRDGSYRPPTAADLDYHLSTLFPPVRPRGYLELRMIDAQSGRDGWIVPLAVAVALFDDAAASEVAYRAVKPLADAAGRDPAPRNPLWRRAARHGLADPELHATAMTCFAAAREALPRLGADQAVQRAVDDFTERYVQRGRCPADDMLDAFLRKESRT from the coding sequence ATGCCCGGCACCAGCCAGCGGATGGAGACATCCGAACCGATCACCGAGACAGCAGCGGAGGAACATATCCAGGGCATCTGTTTCAAGACCGGCCCGCCGCGCCGCATAGGCGTGGAACTGGAATGGTTCCTCCACGACCCGCACGACCCGGCCCGCCCGGTGGGCCGCGCACGGCTCGGCGCCGCCGTCGCCGGACTGCACGACCTGTACCTCCGCTCCCGGCTCACGACCGAGCCCGGCGGCCAGCTGGAGCTGAGCTCGCTGCCCGCCCCCTCACTCACCGCGTGCGTCAACGCCGCGGCCGCCGACCTCCACTCCGTACGCCACCGGCTCCGCCGGGAGGGCCTGGCCCTGGCGGGCCACGGCCACGACCCCTGGCGACGACCCCGCCGGCTGCTGGACGAGCCCCGGTACGCGGCGATGGAGACGTACTTCGACCGCTCAGGACCCGCGGGCCGGTCCATGATGTGCTCCACGGCCTCCGTCCAGGTCTGCCTGGACTCGGGCACGGAGGAGCCGGGCCCCTTCGGACTCGGCAGACGCTGGCTGCTGGCGCACCTGCTGGGCGCGGTCCTGGTCGCCGCGTTCGCCAACTCGCCGCTCAGCGCGGGCCGTCCGACCGGCTGGCGGTCCACACGGCAGGCGGTGTGGGCCGCCCTGGACCCGGGGCGCACCCTCGCCCCGCCCACCGAGGCCGACCCGCGGACGGCCTGGACCGCCTACGCCCTGGACGCCCCGGTGCTGTGCATCCGCGGCGACGAGGCACCCTGGACGGTGCCCGACGGGCTCACCTTCCGCGACTGGATCCGTGACGGGTCGTACCGGCCTCCGACCGCCGCCGACCTGGACTACCACCTGTCGACGCTGTTCCCGCCGGTGCGGCCACGCGGCTACCTGGAACTGCGCATGATCGACGCGCAGTCGGGGCGGGACGGCTGGATCGTGCCGCTGGCCGTGGCCGTGGCGCTCTTCGACGACGCCGCCGCCTCCGAGGTCGCCTATCGGGCGGTGAAGCCGCTCGCCGACGCGGCGGGCCGGGACCCGGCGCCGCGCAACCCGCTGTGGCGGCGCGCCGCCCGGCACGGCCTGGCCGACCCCGAACTCCACGCCACCGCCATGACCTGCTTCGCCGCGGCCCGTGAGGCCCTGCCCCGGCTCGGTGCGGACCAGGCCGTGCAGCGGGCGGTGGACGACTTCACCGAGCGCTACGTCCAGCGCGGCCGCTGTCCCGCCGACGACATGCTCGACGCCTTCCTACGCAAGGAGAGCCGCACGTGA
- the egtB gene encoding ergothioneine biosynthesis protein EgtB: protein MTAPALDPETLRRRALDALTTARDRTRALTTCVDDHELAAQHSPLMSPLVWDLAHIGNQEEQWLLRNVGGREALRPDIDPIYDAFEHPRSERPTLPLLPPAEAHAYAAEVRGRVLDILERAPLHGTPLTDAAFAFGMIAQHEQQHDETMLITHQLRRGPAALTAPPPPPAPADTALLPAEVLVPGGPFSMGTSAEPWALDNERPSHVREVAPFFIDTVPVSNGAYLAFIEDGGYEDERWWTPAGWAHVREHGLSAPLFWHREGGTWLRRRFGVTEPVPREEPVLHVCWYEADAYARWAGRRLPTETEWEKAARHDPGSGRSRRYPWGDADPGPEHANLGQRHLRPAPVGSYPAGASPLGVRQLVGDVWEWTASDFLPYPGFAPFPYKEYSEVFFGPDHKVLRGGSFAVDQVACRGTFRNWDYPVRRQIFSGFRTARDAHPEQV, encoded by the coding sequence GTGACCGCACCCGCGCTCGACCCCGAGACCCTGCGCCGGCGGGCGCTGGACGCCCTGACCACCGCGCGCGACCGGACCCGGGCGCTCACCACCTGCGTCGACGACCATGAACTCGCCGCGCAGCACTCCCCGTTGATGTCCCCCCTGGTCTGGGACCTGGCCCACATCGGCAACCAGGAGGAACAGTGGCTGCTGCGGAACGTCGGCGGCCGTGAGGCCCTGCGCCCCGACATCGACCCGATCTACGACGCCTTCGAGCACCCGCGCTCGGAACGGCCCACGCTGCCGCTGCTGCCGCCCGCGGAGGCGCACGCGTACGCGGCCGAGGTACGCGGCCGCGTGCTGGACATCCTGGAGCGGGCTCCGCTGCACGGCACGCCGCTGACCGACGCGGCCTTCGCCTTCGGCATGATCGCCCAGCACGAACAGCAGCACGACGAGACGATGCTGATCACCCATCAGCTGCGTCGCGGCCCGGCGGCACTGACCGCGCCCCCGCCGCCGCCCGCACCCGCGGACACGGCGCTGCTGCCGGCCGAGGTCCTGGTGCCCGGCGGTCCGTTCAGCATGGGCACCTCGGCCGAGCCGTGGGCGCTGGACAACGAACGTCCCTCGCACGTGCGCGAGGTGGCGCCGTTCTTCATCGACACCGTGCCGGTGAGCAACGGCGCGTACCTCGCCTTCATCGAGGACGGCGGCTACGAGGACGAGCGCTGGTGGACCCCGGCCGGCTGGGCGCACGTCCGCGAGCACGGCCTGTCCGCCCCGCTGTTCTGGCACCGGGAGGGCGGTACGTGGCTGCGCCGCCGCTTCGGGGTGACCGAGCCGGTGCCGCGCGAGGAGCCCGTGCTGCACGTGTGCTGGTACGAGGCCGACGCGTACGCCCGCTGGGCAGGGCGCCGGCTGCCCACCGAGACGGAGTGGGAGAAGGCGGCCCGGCACGACCCGGGGAGCGGCCGCTCCCGCCGCTACCCGTGGGGCGACGCCGACCCCGGCCCGGAGCACGCCAACCTCGGGCAGCGGCACCTGCGGCCGGCCCCGGTGGGCAGCTACCCGGCCGGTGCCTCGCCGCTGGGCGTACGGCAGCTGGTCGGCGACGTGTGGGAGTGGACGGCGAGCGACTTCCTGCCCTACCCGGGCTTCGCCCCGTTCCCGTACAAGGAGTACTCGGAGGTCTTCTTCGGCCCCGACCACAAGGTGCTGCGCGGCGGTTCGTTCGCCGTGGACCAGGTGGCCTGCCGGGGCACGTTCCGCAACTGGGACTACCCGGTCAGGCGGCAGATCTTCTCCGGCTTCCGCACCGCCCGCGACGCCCACCCGGAGCAGGTGTGA
- the egtC gene encoding ergothioneine biosynthesis protein EgtC produces MCRHLAYVGPPVALRELVIDPPHSLYRQSWAPRRQKYGTVNADGFGLGWYADGDPLPARYRRSGPVWDDPSFADVCRVTRSGALLGAVRDITEGSVADESAAAPYTADRWLFSHNGALRGWPHSVAEAARTLPPEELLTLEARCDSALAWALTLHRLRAGAAADEALADTVGRLAALTPDSRLNFLLTDGRAIAGTAWGDTLWYLDTPGRSLVVASEPYDDSPRWTEVPDRHLLFGDPTEVLLIPLKEPHL; encoded by the coding sequence ATGTGCCGGCACCTGGCGTACGTCGGGCCGCCCGTCGCGCTCCGCGAGCTCGTCATCGACCCGCCGCACTCGCTGTACCGCCAGTCGTGGGCGCCGCGCCGGCAGAAGTACGGCACGGTCAACGCCGACGGCTTCGGGCTCGGCTGGTACGCGGACGGGGATCCGCTGCCCGCGCGCTACCGGCGCTCCGGGCCGGTCTGGGACGACCCGTCCTTCGCGGACGTGTGCCGGGTGACGCGCTCCGGAGCGCTGCTCGGCGCGGTCCGCGACATCACCGAGGGCTCGGTGGCCGACGAGTCCGCCGCCGCGCCGTACACGGCGGACCGCTGGCTGTTCAGCCACAACGGCGCGCTGCGCGGCTGGCCGCACTCGGTCGCCGAGGCGGCCCGCACGCTGCCCCCCGAGGAGCTGCTGACCTTGGAGGCGCGCTGCGACTCCGCCCTGGCCTGGGCGCTGACCCTGCACCGGCTGCGCGCCGGCGCCGCCGCGGACGAGGCGCTCGCCGACACCGTCGGCCGGCTGGCCGCGCTGACCCCCGACTCACGGCTCAACTTCCTGCTGACCGACGGCCGGGCGATCGCCGGTACCGCCTGGGGCGACACGCTCTGGTACCTGGACACGCCCGGCCGCTCCCTCGTCGTGGCCTCCGAGCCGTACGACGACAGTCCGCGCTGGACCGAGGTCCCCGACCGCCACCTGCTGTTCGGCGATCCCACCGAGGTCCTGCTGATCCCGCTCAAGGAGCCGCACCTGTGA
- the egtD gene encoding L-histidine N(alpha)-methyltransferase: MSPFTLTRTLPADATAAALRADVAYGLTRSPKQLPPKWFYDARGSELFEEITRLPEYYPTRAEREILHARAPEIAKATGARTLVELGSGSSEKTRLLIGALGAPLTYVPIDVSESALRGAGDALLADHRELTVHALVADFQHGLTLPGTPGPRLVAFLGGTIGNLLPQERARFLSSVRTLLSQGDALLLGTDLVKDEATLVAAYDDARGVTAAFNKNVLSVIDRELGADFHPDDFDHVAVWDREEEWIEMRLRARADVTVKVPALDLSVDFGRGEEMRTEVSAKFREEGVRAELAAAGLALRHWWTDAEGRFALSLAFPA; this comes from the coding sequence GTGAGCCCGTTCACCCTCACCCGCACCCTGCCCGCCGACGCCACCGCGGCCGCGCTGCGCGCCGACGTGGCGTACGGGCTGACCCGCAGCCCCAAGCAGCTCCCGCCCAAGTGGTTCTACGACGCCCGCGGCAGCGAGCTGTTCGAGGAGATCACCCGGCTGCCCGAGTACTACCCGACCCGCGCCGAGCGCGAGATCCTGCACGCGAGGGCGCCGGAGATCGCCAAGGCGACCGGCGCCCGCACCCTCGTCGAGCTGGGCTCCGGCTCCTCGGAGAAGACCCGGCTGCTCATCGGCGCGCTGGGCGCACCGCTGACGTATGTGCCGATCGACGTCAGCGAGTCCGCGCTCAGAGGGGCCGGCGACGCCTTGCTCGCCGACCACCGTGAGCTGACGGTGCACGCGCTCGTCGCCGACTTCCAGCACGGCCTGACCCTCCCCGGCACTCCCGGGCCGCGGCTGGTCGCCTTCCTCGGCGGCACGATCGGCAACCTGCTGCCGCAGGAGCGGGCCCGTTTCCTCTCCTCGGTCCGGACCCTGCTCTCCCAGGGCGACGCGCTGCTGCTCGGCACCGACCTGGTCAAGGACGAGGCGACGCTGGTGGCGGCGTACGACGACGCGCGGGGCGTCACGGCCGCCTTCAACAAGAACGTCCTGTCGGTCATCGACCGCGAGCTCGGCGCGGACTTCCACCCGGACGACTTCGACCACGTCGCCGTGTGGGACCGCGAGGAGGAGTGGATCGAGATGCGTCTGCGGGCGCGCGCGGACGTGACCGTGAAGGTCCCCGCGCTCGACCTGTCCGTGGACTTCGGCCGCGGCGAGGAGATGCGCACCGAGGTCTCCGCCAAGTTCCGCGAGGAGGGCGTGCGGGCCGAGCTGGCCGCCGCCGGTCTCGCCCTGCGGCACTGGTGGACGGACGCCGAGGGGCGGTTCGCGCTGTCGCTGGCGTTCCCCGCCTGA
- a CDS encoding FUSC family protein, which yields MPAFPLPVRGAFRLRTVQDLWHRRALSVVVAVGLAEVTLLALGRLDLVLYAAGGGLCALYAHGLPFAARARTLALVVLGMAAGAGVALTTAALTESTPVRVAVAALLAAVHKVVCDATRIGPPGNVIFTFVAASAAFVPQTLGQVPAHTGLVLLGGAVAWLVCMAPVLVRPHAPERTAVARALEVRARALTDGGTSGNRHEATLAAHTAWHTLRAARTTVHLVGLERLLARAEAAEPSDADRLTEWARALRRTRTLPDPGPAARTPAPSVGTRTGRAGRPHRPGLRHLLPVGLRVLLGSALAGWGSMALGVDRPYWAVVTAAAVFAANTTLSWHRALQRVLGNLLGVLLFTALVPLTTTGAVALIVTALACNVAAEATIARNYWIASAFVTPMAMIMTEFAGAQPAGRLVADRWLDTLVGAAAGLLACFAVPNRRAGHRVGAALRRLEHELAAPVAREARLVAALLELREAADTASGEWWSRALHERRIAAAEERGHVMLAGRRGDGRSVTVP from the coding sequence ATGCCCGCTTTCCCCCTCCCCGTCCGCGGTGCCTTCCGGCTCCGCACCGTCCAGGACCTCTGGCACCGCCGGGCCCTCAGCGTCGTCGTCGCCGTGGGCCTGGCCGAGGTGACGCTGCTGGCCCTGGGGCGGCTGGACCTGGTGCTGTACGCCGCCGGCGGCGGACTGTGCGCCCTGTACGCGCACGGGCTGCCCTTCGCCGCCCGGGCCCGGACGCTCGCCCTGGTCGTCCTGGGCATGGCCGCCGGGGCCGGGGTGGCGCTGACCACCGCCGCGCTGACCGAGTCGACGCCGGTCCGTGTGGCGGTGGCCGCCCTGCTCGCGGCGGTGCACAAGGTGGTGTGCGACGCGACACGGATCGGGCCGCCCGGGAACGTGATCTTCACCTTCGTGGCGGCGAGCGCCGCCTTCGTCCCGCAGACCCTCGGGCAGGTGCCCGCGCACACCGGGCTGGTGCTGCTCGGCGGGGCCGTCGCCTGGCTGGTGTGCATGGCCCCGGTGCTCGTGCGGCCGCACGCCCCCGAGCGCACCGCCGTCGCGCGGGCCCTGGAGGTCCGGGCCCGCGCGCTGACCGACGGGGGGACCTCCGGCAACCGGCACGAGGCCACCCTCGCGGCGCACACCGCCTGGCACACCCTGCGGGCGGCCCGGACCACCGTCCATCTGGTGGGCCTGGAGCGGCTGCTGGCGCGCGCCGAGGCCGCCGAGCCGTCCGACGCGGACCGGCTCACCGAGTGGGCCCGGGCCCTGCGCCGTACCCGCACCCTGCCGGACCCCGGCCCCGCCGCGCGCACCCCCGCCCCTTCCGTCGGCACCCGGACCGGCCGGGCGGGGCGGCCCCACCGCCCCGGCCTGCGGCATCTGCTCCCCGTCGGGCTGCGCGTCCTGCTGGGCAGCGCCCTGGCGGGGTGGGGATCGATGGCCCTGGGCGTGGACCGGCCGTACTGGGCCGTGGTAACCGCCGCGGCCGTCTTCGCGGCCAACACCACCCTGTCATGGCACCGCGCGCTGCAGCGGGTGCTCGGCAACCTCCTGGGCGTGCTGCTGTTCACCGCCCTGGTGCCGCTCACGACCACCGGGGCCGTGGCCCTCATCGTGACCGCGCTGGCGTGCAATGTCGCGGCCGAGGCGACCATCGCGCGCAACTACTGGATCGCCAGCGCCTTCGTGACGCCCATGGCCATGATCATGACCGAGTTCGCGGGCGCGCAGCCCGCCGGCCGACTGGTGGCCGACCGCTGGCTGGACACCCTCGTCGGCGCCGCGGCCGGGCTGCTCGCCTGCTTCGCCGTGCCGAACCGCCGGGCGGGCCACCGGGTGGGCGCCGCGCTGCGGCGCCTGGAGCACGAGCTCGCGGCGCCCGTCGCCCGCGAGGCCCGGCTCGTGGCCGCCCTCCTGGAGCTGCGCGAGGCCGCCGACACCGCCTCCGGCGAGTGGTGGAGCCGGGCCCTGCACGAGCGTCGGATCGCCGCCGCGGAGGAGCGCGGCCACGTGATGCTGGCAGGTCGGCGCGGGGACGGCCGGTCCGTCACCGTGCCCTGA
- a CDS encoding MarR family transcriptional regulator produces the protein MEDAVATVLRQWQDVYPDLDFGPVAVIGRLNRCAALLQQVTETPLGREGLTRPEYDILIALRRVGGELTPGRLARETFASGAAVTKRIKLLEERALVARRPDSRDRRVSHLRLTEEGRALVDRVLPEQLAYETGLLSGLPEGRREELAGILGELLLLLEGRLGALSG, from the coding sequence GTGGAGGACGCCGTCGCGACGGTGCTGCGCCAGTGGCAGGACGTCTACCCGGACCTGGACTTCGGGCCGGTCGCCGTGATCGGCAGGCTGAACCGCTGCGCCGCCCTGCTGCAGCAGGTCACCGAGACGCCCTTGGGTCGCGAAGGTCTCACCCGCCCGGAGTACGACATCCTCATCGCCCTGCGCCGCGTCGGCGGCGAGCTGACGCCGGGCCGGCTGGCCCGGGAGACCTTCGCCTCGGGCGCCGCGGTCACCAAGCGGATCAAGCTGCTGGAGGAGCGCGCCCTGGTCGCCCGCCGCCCGGACAGCCGGGACCGCCGGGTCTCCCACCTGCGGCTGACCGAGGAGGGCCGCGCGCTCGTCGACCGCGTCCTGCCCGAGCAGCTCGCCTACGAGACGGGGCTGCTGTCCGGGCTCCCGGAGGGCCGCCGCGAGGAGCTGGCGGGCATCCTCGGCGAGCTCCTGCTGCTGCTCGAAGGCCGCTTGGGAGCGCTTTCCGGGTGA
- a CDS encoding GNAT family N-acetyltransferase translates to MTASYELAPVVDTPTDRPRYSVSLAQDEAEVRAAQRLRHQVFAGEMGALLDTPEPGLDVDALDAFCDHLLVKDDRTGEVVGTYRLLTPANARRAGRNYSESEFDLTRLAPIQHDMVEVGRSCVHPDHRDGAVVALMWGGITRYMATTGHNWVAGCCSVPLTDGGALAAGVWDRVSAKNMAPEEYLVSPHRPWDPAGIVRPARTTLPALLRGYLRLGAWVCGEPAYDPDFGVADLFILLSLERTDERYLRHFGAIGSLGSV, encoded by the coding sequence ATGACCGCTTCGTACGAACTCGCTCCCGTCGTCGACACCCCGACCGACCGCCCCCGCTATTCGGTGAGCCTCGCCCAGGACGAGGCGGAGGTGCGGGCCGCACAGCGTCTGCGGCACCAGGTGTTCGCCGGGGAGATGGGGGCCCTGCTGGACACGCCCGAGCCGGGCCTGGACGTCGACGCCCTCGACGCCTTCTGCGACCACCTGCTGGTGAAGGACGACCGCACTGGCGAGGTCGTCGGCACCTACCGGCTGCTCACCCCCGCCAACGCCCGCCGCGCGGGCCGCAACTACTCCGAGTCCGAGTTCGACCTGACCCGGCTCGCGCCGATCCAGCACGACATGGTCGAGGTGGGCCGCTCGTGCGTGCACCCCGACCACCGTGACGGGGCCGTCGTCGCGCTGATGTGGGGCGGCATCACCCGCTACATGGCGACCACCGGCCACAACTGGGTCGCCGGCTGCTGCTCGGTGCCGCTCACCGACGGCGGCGCGCTGGCCGCCGGCGTGTGGGACCGGGTCTCCGCCAAGAACATGGCCCCCGAGGAGTACCTGGTCTCCCCGCACCGCCCCTGGGACCCGGCGGGCATCGTCCGCCCGGCCCGTACCACGCTGCCCGCACTGCTCCGCGGCTACCTGCGGCTGGGCGCCTGGGTGTGCGGCGAGCCCGCCTACGACCCGGACTTCGGCGTCGCCGACCTGTTCATCCTGCTCTCGCTGGAGCGCACCGACGAGCGCTACCTGCGCCACTTCGGCGCCATCGGCTCGCTCGGATCGGTCTGA
- a CDS encoding 1-acyl-sn-glycerol-3-phosphate acyltransferase, which translates to MAAAWWSPVAPCTPQACVTGDGQAVGRVRRLLRYAAALVVLLTGVVLSVPFGALCGPAGRERLIRRWTRSVAAAFGVRVRLPEPAPREPGRGLLVVSNHVSWLDILLIAAVFPGRNVAKREIRDWPVIGRLCVRGRTIFIDRERIRALPDTVAEVADVLRSGATVVAFPEGSTWCGREEGRYRRALFQAALDAGADVQPLLIRYRHADGRPSTEAAFLGEDTLMDSVRRVVAARGLTAEVAAFPRIAAGSLPDRRALAAAARHASVAPAPRAAVPVQAGPHERGTDVRIGAPARRPGDRVVGLPG; encoded by the coding sequence ATGGCCGCGGCGTGGTGGTCGCCGGTCGCCCCCTGCACCCCGCAGGCGTGCGTGACCGGCGACGGTCAGGCGGTGGGCCGGGTCCGGCGGCTGCTGCGGTACGCCGCCGCCCTGGTGGTGCTGCTCACCGGTGTCGTGCTCTCGGTGCCGTTCGGCGCGCTGTGCGGCCCGGCGGGGCGCGAGCGGCTGATCCGGCGCTGGACCCGCTCGGTGGCGGCGGCCTTCGGCGTCCGGGTGCGGCTGCCCGAGCCGGCGCCGCGGGAGCCGGGCCGCGGCCTGCTGGTGGTCTCCAACCACGTGTCGTGGCTGGACATCCTGCTGATCGCCGCGGTCTTCCCGGGCCGCAACGTCGCCAAGCGGGAGATCCGCGACTGGCCGGTGATCGGGCGGCTGTGCGTGCGCGGCCGCACGATCTTCATCGACCGGGAACGGATCCGCGCGCTGCCGGACACGGTGGCGGAGGTCGCGGACGTGCTGCGCTCGGGCGCGACGGTGGTGGCCTTCCCGGAGGGCAGCACCTGGTGCGGCCGTGAGGAAGGCCGGTACCGCCGGGCGCTGTTCCAGGCCGCGCTGGACGCCGGCGCCGACGTGCAGCCGCTGCTCATCCGCTACCGGCACGCCGACGGGAGGCCCAGCACCGAGGCGGCGTTCCTCGGCGAGGACACCCTGATGGACTCGGTGCGCCGGGTGGTGGCGGCCCGCGGCCTCACCGCGGAGGTGGCGGCGTTTCCCCGCATCGCGGCGGGCTCGCTCCCGGACCGGCGGGCGCTCGCGGCCGCTGCCCGTCACGCCTCCGTCGCCCCCGCACCGCGCGCGGCCGTACCGGTCCAGGCCGGTCCCCACGAGCGCGGGACGGACGTCCGGATCGGCGCGCCCGCCCGCCGGCCGGGCGACCGGGTCGTGGGGCTTCCGGGCTGA
- a CDS encoding serine protease, translating to MKRPLRGVFTAALAALAAVASLGLSAAPASAAGRHAAAAPDARAAVTVDFAGTVSLSNCSGSLIRFPGSASTDPALVLSNGHCLTSGFLDPGEVLVNQTSTRTFGLLNASGRSVATLRATKLAYATMTDTDISVYQLGRTYAQIQSSYGISALEVSGTHPVQGTAIKVVSGYWKTIYSCSIDGFVHLLKEGDWTWKDSVRYTSSCNTIGGTSGSPVIDTATGKVVAINNTGNEDGGRCTLNNPCEVAANGTVTVRQGINYAEQTYGIGTCVTTGNRFDLTLPGCLLPKP from the coding sequence ATGAAACGACCTCTCAGAGGAGTCTTCACGGCCGCCCTTGCGGCCCTCGCCGCGGTCGCGTCCCTCGGGCTGTCCGCGGCCCCCGCCTCGGCGGCCGGCCGGCACGCCGCGGCCGCACCGGACGCCAGGGCCGCCGTCACCGTCGACTTCGCCGGGACGGTGTCGCTCAGCAACTGCTCCGGGTCGCTCATCCGCTTCCCGGGCTCCGCGTCCACCGACCCCGCCTTGGTGCTCTCCAACGGGCACTGCCTGACCAGCGGCTTCCTCGACCCCGGCGAGGTGCTGGTCAACCAGACCTCGACACGCACCTTCGGCCTGCTCAACGCCTCCGGCCGCTCGGTCGCCACGCTGCGCGCCACCAAGCTGGCGTACGCGACCATGACCGACACCGACATCTCGGTGTATCAACTGGGCCGCACCTATGCGCAGATCCAGTCCTCCTACGGGATCTCCGCGCTGGAGGTCTCCGGTACGCACCCGGTGCAGGGCACGGCCATCAAGGTCGTCTCCGGCTACTGGAAGACCATCTACAGCTGCAGCATCGACGGCTTCGTCCACCTCCTCAAGGAGGGCGACTGGACCTGGAAGGACTCGGTCCGCTACACCTCCTCGTGCAACACCATCGGCGGCACCTCGGGTTCGCCCGTCATCGACACCGCGACCGGCAAGGTCGTCGCCATCAACAACACGGGGAACGAGGACGGCGGCCGCTGCACCCTCAACAACCCCTGCGAGGTGGCCGCGAACGGCACCGTCACCGTCCGCCAGGGCATCAACTACGCCGAGCAGACCTACGGGATCGGCACGTGCGTGACCACGGGCAACCGGTTCGACCTCACGCTGCCGGGATGCCTGCTCCCCAAGCCGTGA